A region from the Drosophila ananassae strain 14024-0371.13 chromosome 2L, ASM1763931v2, whole genome shotgun sequence genome encodes:
- the LOC6501101 gene encoding glutamate receptor ionotropic, kainate 2, with translation MQFCWLPLAFLCLDLVGGQYYGGNSYGSTGGQAIRLGLITDDATDRIRQTFEHAISVVNNELGVPLVGETEQVAYGNSVQAFGQLCRLMQNGVGAVFGPSAKHTASHLLSVCDSKDIPFIYPHLSWSGTQADGFNLHPNPEDIAHVLYDIINEFQWSRYIFCYESAEYLNILDHLMNLYGIKGPVIKVIRYDLNLNGNYKSVLRRIRKSEDNRIVVVGSTEGVAELLRQAQQVGIMNEDYTYVVGNLDLHTFELEEYRYSEVNITGIRMFSPDQEEVRDLVEKLHQELGESEPDGQGSSSITMAMALTYDAVRVIAETTKNLPYEPQMLNCSERHDNVQPDGSTFRNYMRSLEIKENTITGRIFFEGNVRKGFTFDVIELQTTGLVKVGTWEEGKKFEFQRPPQAVTFHDVDDGSLVNKTYRVLISVATKPYASIVESIDTLIGNDQYQGYGVDLIKELAEKLGFNFTFIDGGNDYGSFNKSTNTTTGMLKEIVEGRADLAITDLTITAEREEVIDFSIPFMNLGIAILYVKPQKAPPALFAFMEPFSSEVWLYLGIAYVGVSLCFFILGRLSPTEWDNPYPCIDEPEELENQFTLNNSIWFTTGALLQQGSEIAPKALSTRTISAIWWFFTLIMVSSYTANLAAFLTIENPTSPINSVKDLADNVDDVQYGAKRTGSTRNFFLTSEEPIYIKMNEYMSNNPDMLVENNQEGVEKVKSGTKYAFLMESTSIEYNMVRECNLTKVGDALDEKGYGIAMVKNWPYRDKFNNALLELQEQGVLARLKNKWWNEIGAGVCSAKSEDDGPSELAIDNLSGIYAVLIVGTIISIIVSVLCWCFFVFKKARFYAVPFCGALAEEFKIVIRFSENERVLKSAQSIYSRSRNSSQSIESLQTDSEENTRTED, from the exons CCTACGGAAACTCGGTCCAGGCTTTTGGCCAATTGTGCCGGCTGATGCAA AACGGAGTGGGTGCTGTTTTCGGGCCATCTGCCAAGCATACTGCCTCGCATCTCCTCAGTGTCTGTGACTCCAAGGACATTCCTTTCATCTACCCCCACCTCTCCTGGAGCGGCACCCAAGCAGACGGCTTCAACCTGCATCCGAATCCCGAGGATATTGCCCATGTCCTTTACGACATTATCAACGAGTTTCAGTGGTCCCGCTACATATTCTGCTACGAGTCGG CTGAGTACCTCAACATCTTGGACCACCTCATGAATCTGTATGGCATCAAGGGACCTGTTATAAAAGTGATACGCTACGATTTGAATCTAAACGGAAACTACAAGTCAGTGCTAAGACGGATCAGAAAATCGGAGGATAATCGAATCGTAGTAGTTGGCTCCACCGAAGGAGTGGCGGAGCTCCTACGGCAGGCCCAGCAGGTGGGCATTATGAACGAGGACTACACCTATGTCGTTGGCAACCTGGACCTGCACACCTTTGAACTGGAGGAGTACAGGTACAGCGAGGTGAACATTACTGGCATTAGGATGTTCTCACCCGACCAGGAGGAAGTTCGCGATCTGGTGGAGAAACTGCACCAGGAGCTGGGCGAGAGTGAGCCAGATGGTCAGG GTTCTTCATCTATTACCATGGCCATGGCGCTAACTTACGATGCAGTGAGGGTCATAGCTGAGACCACCAAAAACCTTCCCTATGAGCCCCAGATGCTCAACTGCTCCGAGCGTCACGACAACGTCCAACCAGATGGATCTACTTTCAGGAACTACATGAGATCg TTGGAGATCAAGGAGAACACCATAACTGGTCGCATTTTCTTCGAAGGAAACGTGCGCAAGGGCTTCACCTTCGATGTGATCGAGTTGCAGACGACGGGCTTGGTCAAGGTTGGCACCTGGGAGGAGGGCAAGAAGTTCGAGTTCCAGCGACCACCCCAAGCTGTTACCTTTCATGACGTCGATGACGGATCTTTGGTCAATAAAACCTATAGGGTTTTAATCTCAGTGGCG ACCAAGCCGTATGCCAGCATTGTGGAGAGTATCGACACACTTATTGGCAATGACCAGTATCAGGGCTACGGAGTGGACTTAATAAAAGAATTGGCCGAAAAACTCGGCTTCAACTTCACCTTCATCGATGGTGGCAATGACTATGGTTCCTTTAACAAGTCCACCAATACGACGACAGGAATGCTAAAGGAAATCGTTGAAGGG AGGGCCGACTTGGCCATCACGGATCTAACCATAACGGCAGAGCGGGAAgaggtcattgatttttccaTACCCTTTATGAACTTAG GCATTGCTATTTTGTATGTGAAACCGCAGAAAGCGCCTCCCGCTCTCTTCGCATTTATGGAACCATTCTCCTCTGAGGTTTGGCTTTACTTGGGCATTGCCTATGTGGGAGTCTCCCTTTGCTTCTTTATCCTGGGTCGGCTCTCGCCCACCGAATGGGATAATCCCTATCCCTGTATAGATGAGCCCGAGGAGCTGGAAAATCAGTTTACGTTAAACAACTCTATATGGTTTACTACTGGAGCTCTTCTGCAGCAGGGATCTGAGATAGCTCCAAA AGCTCTTAGCACGCGTACCATTTCGGCAATTTGGTGGTTCTTCACCCTGATTATGGTATCATCCTACACGGCCAACTTGGCTGCCTTCTTGACAATTGAAAATCCCACCAGTCCCATCAACAGTGTCAAGGATTTGGCCGACAACGTGGACGACGTTCAGTATGGAGCCAAACGCACAGGATCTACAAGAAATTTCTTTTTG ACCTCTGAGGAACCAATCTACATAAAAATGAACGAATACATGTCGAACAATCCTGACATGCTGGTGGAAAATAACCAAGAGGGTGTGGAAAAGGTCAAGTCAGGCACAAAGTACGCCTTCCTCATGGAGTCCACCTCCATCGAATACAACATGGTGAGGGAGTGCAACCTGACCAAAGTGGGTGATGCTCTGGATGAGAAAGGCTACGGCATAGCCATGGTGAAAA ATTGGCCATATCGGGACAAATTCAACAACGCCCTGCTGGAGCTACAGGAGCAGGGTGTCCTGGCCAGATTAAAGAACAAATGGTGGAATGAAATCGGAGCTGGAGTCTGCAGT GCTAAAAGCGAAGATGACGGTCCTTCGGAACTGGCTATTGACAATCTTAGTGGTATCTATGCCGTCCTGATTGTTGGTACCATCATTTCTATCATCGTCTCAGTTCTGTGTTGGTGCTTCTTTGTCTTCAAAAAAGCCAGATTCTATGCG GTTCCCTTTTGCGGTGCCCTGGCTGAGGAATTCAAAATTGTCATCCGTTTCTCGGAAAACGAACGAGTCCTGAAGAGTGCCCAGTCCATTTACTCCCGCAGCCGGAATTCATCCCAGTCCATCGAATCCCTTCAAACAGATTCCGAGGAGAATACACGGACAGAGGACTGA
- the LOC6501102 gene encoding glutamate receptor ionotropic, kainate 2: protein MFGKYFINIVFIALMNFYLINAQYGGYGSYNNFENMASVPIGLLTDQNTEQMNIIFDHAIDVANQEVGTTLTSLKAEVNYGDAYQSYGRLCQMLETGIAGVFGPSSRHSALHLMSICDAMDIPHIYSYMSDYAEGFNLHPHPADLAKALHSLITEFNWSRFIFLYESADYLKILNELTTLFGMNGPVVTVLRYDMQLNGNYKQVLRRVRKSQDNRIVVVGSSDTMPEFLNQAQQVGIINEDYKYIIGNLDFHSFDLEEYKYSEANITGLRLFSPEKMAVKELLMKLGYPTDQDEFRNGSCPITVEMALTYDAVQLFAETLKNLPFKPISQNCSQRTESVRDDGSSFKNYMRTLRLSEHLLTGPIYFEGNVRKGYHLDVIELQPSGIVKVGSWDENRGYRPQRLAPTTSQFDGLDNSLANKTFIVLLSVPNKPYAQLVESYKQLEGNNQYEGYGVDLIKELADKLGFNFTFVNGGNDYGTFNKTSNESTGMLREIMMGRADLAVTDLTITAEREQAIDFSIPFMNLGIAILYLKPQKATPELFTFMDPFSEEVWMFLGFSFLGVSLSFFILGRLSPSEWDNPYPCIEEPEELENQFTLGNSIWFTTGALLQQGSEIGPKALSTRTVATFWWFFTLIVVSSYTANLAAFLTIEKPQSLINSVEDLANNKDGVVYGAKRTGSTRTFFLTTEDERYKRMNQFMLEHPEHLTQDNMEGVNRVKSSTHYAFLMESTSIEYNTKRECNLKKIGDALDEKCYGIAMRKNWPHRNKFNNALLELQEQGVLEKMKNKWWNEVGTGICATKEEAPDATPLDMNNLEGVFFVLTVGSCLALLYGIVSWAFFVIKKAHHYRVPVKEALKEEFQFIIDINNYVRVLKNSASIYSRSRQSSMSVASMAQDDS, encoded by the exons atgtttggaaaatatttcataaatatagttttcattgcccttatgaatttttatcTAATTAATGCTCAATACGGGGGCTATGGGAGCTATAATAATTTCGAGAACATGGCAAGTGTCCCCATAG GCCTACTCACCGACCAGAACACGGAGCAAATGAACATTATTTTCGACCACGCCATAGATGTGGCCAACCAGGAGGTGGGCACCACATTGACATCCCTCAAGGCGGAGGTTAACTACGGCGACGCGTACCAGAGCTATGGGAGACTGTGCCAAATGCTGGAG ACCGGCATAGCTGGTGTCTTTGGTCCCTCCTCGCGCCACTCTGCCCTCCACCTGATGTCCATCTGCGATGCCATGGATATCCCCCACATCTACTCCTACATGAGCGATTACGCCGAAGGCTTCAACCTGCATCCGCATCCCGCTGACTTGGCCAAGGCCCTGCACAGTCTCATCACGGAATTCAACTGGAGCCGCTTTATATTCCTCTACGAGTCAG CTGATTACCTCAAAATCCTAAACGAGCTGACGACTTTGTTCGGCATGAATGGTCCTGTGGTCACGGTCCTGCGATACGACATGCAGTTGAATGGAAACTACAAACAGGTCCTCCGGCGTGTGCGAAAGTCACAGGATAATCGAATTGTGGTCGTCGGCTCCAGCGACACTATGCCCGAATTCCTCAACCAGGCCCAGCAGGTGGGCATCATCAACGAGGACTACAAATACATCATTGGCAACCTGGACTTCCATTCCTTCGATTTGGAGGAGTACAAGTACAGTGAGGCCAATATAACAGGGCTGCGGTTGTTCTCCCCCGAGAAGATGGCCGTAAAGGAGCTTCTGATGAAGTTGGGCTATCCCACTGACCAGGACGAGTTTCGAAATG GTTCCTGTCCCATCACCGTGGAAATGGCTCTGACCTATGATGCAGTTCAATTGTTTGCCGAGACCCTGAAGAACCTTCCCTTCAAACCGATTTCTCAGAACTGCTCCCAGCGCACGGAAAGTGTCCGGGATGATGGTTCGTCCTTTAAAAACTACATGCGAACT CTACGTCTCTCGGAACACCTACTCACCGGACCCATCTACTTCGAGGGGAATGTCCGCAAGGGCTACCACTTGGATGTAATCGAGCTGCAGCCCTCGGGCATCGTGAAGGTGGGCAGCTGGGACGAGAATCGCGGCTACAGGCCCCAGCGACTGGCCCCCACTACCTCCCAATTCGATGGCCTTGACAACTCGCTGGCCAACAAGACTTTCATTGTATTGCTATCAGTGCCG AACAAACCATATGCCCAACTGGTGGAAAGCTACAAGCAGCTGGAGGGCAACAATCAGTACGAAGGGTATGGCGTGGATCTCATCAAGGAACTGGCCGATAAGCTGGGCTTTAACTTCACCTTTGTAAATGGCGGTAATGATTATGGAACCTTCAATAAGACCTCGAACGAATCCACGGGCATGTTGAGAGAAATAATGATGGGG CGAGCAGATTTGGCTGTTACGGACTTAACCATCACTGCAGAGCGGGAACAGGCCATAGATTTTTCCATTCCCTTCATGAATTTgg gcattgctattttatatttgaagCCCCAAAAAGCCACACCAGAACTCTTCACTTTCATGGATCCCTTTTCCGAAGAGGTCTGGATGTTCCTGGGCTTTTCTTTCCTGGGCGTGTCCTTGAGCTTTTTCATTTTGGGTCGTCTGTCACCCAGTGAGTGGGATAATCCGTATCCTTGTATCGAAGAGCCCGAGGAGCTGGAAAATCAATTCACTCTTGGGAACTCCATTTGGTTTACCACCGGAGCTCTGCTCCAACAGGGCTCGGAAATCGGACCAAA AGCCCTATCTACCCGCACTGTGGCCACTTTTTGGTGGTTCTTCACTCTGATTGTGGTATCTTCATATACTGCCAATCTAGCCGCCTTCTTGACCATCGAGAAGCCCCAAAGTCTAATCAACAGTGTGGAAGATCTGGCGAATAATAAGGATGGTGTGGTTTATGGCGCCAAACGAACAGGATCCACCAGGACTTTCTTTTTg ACAACTGAGGATGAACGATACAAGAGAATGAACCAGTTTATGTTAGAGCATCCGGAGCATCTCACCCAGGACAATATGGAGGGAGTGAATCGTGTCAAGTCAAGTACCCACTATGCCTTCCTAATGGAGTCCACCTCCATAGAGTACAACACCAAACGGGAGTGCAATCTCAAGAAGATTGGCGATGCTCTGGATGAGAAATGCTATGGAATAGCCATGCGGAAAA ATTGGCCACATCGCAACAAGTTCAATAATGCCCTGCTGGAGCTGCAGGAGCAAGGTGTTTTAGAGAAAATGAAGAACAAGTGGTGGAACGAAGTGGGCACCGGAATCTGCGCTACAAAAGAGGAGGCCCCAGACGCCACTCCACTCGACATGAACAACTTGGAGGGAGTGTTCTTTGTGCTCACCGTGGGTAGTTGCCTGGCTTTGCTCTACGGGATCGTAAGCTGGGCCTTTTTTGTGATTAAGAAAGCGCATCATTATCGC GTGCCAGTGAAAGAAGCTCTTAAGGAGGAGTTCCAGTTCATAATCGACATCAACAACTATGTGCGTGTACTAAAGAATTCAGCTTCCATTTACTCGCGCAGCCGTCAGTCTTCCATGTCGGTGGCTTCCATGGCCCAGGACGACAGTTaa